The genomic DNA AGTGCCACGCCCGACGACGTCTCTTTTGACCTCCCTTCCGACCTCTCCCTCACGCCCATGCAGTTTGTTGCCAGCTACCCGAAGAGCGGAAACACCTGGATTCGGCTCGTCGCCGCCGCGTACCACCTCTCGGACGAAGAGCTTTTGGAGTTCATGGAGTCCCACGATGCCTCCGCGGACATTCCCGTTGCCCTCCGATACACCGATGCGGAGCGGTACCAGTACCAGGCGGTGAGTCCTTTTCCTCTTTCAGAAATGAATTTTTCCCAGGAGGTCCGTCTGCGCCCCGCCGCCATGCTCGTGCTCAGGCGGGAAGCATACATGACCTCAACCCGGCGTCCGGTTCCGATCAAGAGCCATCACATCCACGCGGAGATCGACGGGATTGACCTGTGGAACTCGGTATGGACCGATCGGGTGGTCAATCCGGTCCGCGACCCGCGCGAGGTGTGTTGCTCCTTCGCTGCACACCGGGGCATGAACTATGAGGAGACAGCTGACCTCATGGCCGATTCCAAGGCGCGAATGGGCGAAGAACGGGAACGCGTTCACAGCCTAATCAGCAGCTGGTCCACCCACGTGCGCAGCTGGCTCAGCGCCGACGACACGCCCGTGCACAGCGTGCAGTACGAGGATCTGGCGGCGAACCCCGTCGACGAATTCTACAACATTCTCGAGTTCATGGAGGCGCCCGACCTGACCCGGGATCGCGTGAAAGAGGCCGTTGAGCAGACCCGATTCGACCGGATGCAGGAGCTGGAGTCGGAGCACGGATTCCCCGAAAAAACAGCGGACCAGGAGCAATTCTTCCGCTCCGGAAAGACGAGCGGATGGGAGGAGGAACTCCCCTCCGATGTGGCCCGCAAAATCGAGGACGATCATGGAGAAATGATGGAGCACCTGGGATACCTGTGACCCGTTCCTCGAGCGCCACACTCGCTCATCACTTCGCCCCGCACCAAACGGGCGTGTGCTCTGTCCGGCCAGACGGGCTCCGGCGGATTGGTGTCTCAAGACTCCCGTCTCTTCCTGCACGGCCATGAGCCGAATGGC from Salinibacter grassmerensis includes the following:
- a CDS encoding sulfotransferase domain-containing protein, which gives rise to MQFVASYPKSGNTWIRLVAAAYHLSDEELLEFMESHDASADIPVALRYTDAERYQYQAVSPFPLSEMNFSQEVRLRPAAMLVLRREAYMTSTRRPVPIKSHHIHAEIDGIDLWNSVWTDRVVNPVRDPREVCCSFAAHRGMNYEETADLMADSKARMGEERERVHSLISSWSTHVRSWLSADDTPVHSVQYEDLAANPVDEFYNILEFMEAPDLTRDRVKEAVEQTRFDRMQELESEHGFPEKTADQEQFFRSGKTSGWEEELPSDVARKIEDDHGEMMEHLGYL